Proteins from one uncultured Anaeromusa sp. genomic window:
- the cydB gene encoding cytochrome d ubiquinol oxidase subunit II, with protein sequence MELTTLWFILVAVLFTGFFFLEGFDYGVGMLLPFLGKNDAERRVIINTIGPVWDGNEVWMITAGGAMFAAFPHMYATLFSGFYMALFLMLMALIARGVAFEFRSKDERPAWRATWDWAIFCGSAIPALLWGVAVTNLIQGVPLNAKMQYVGTFFDLLSPYTLVGGAAFLLVFLYHGALFLTLKTDGEMIARARGAALKSGLLAAVVYLACVGMTYANTDLFRSSIGAGGLILAVLTFVTSYVLTLRSRFGWAFVMSSLAIVFTTAGFFGGLFPRLMVSSLNPEWSITITKAASTPYTLKIMTVVALTLVPIVLVYQAWTYWVFRKRVKVGDHLEY encoded by the coding sequence ATGGAACTGACAACTCTTTGGTTCATTCTGGTGGCGGTGCTTTTCACAGGCTTCTTCTTTCTGGAAGGATTTGATTACGGCGTGGGCATGCTGTTGCCCTTCTTGGGTAAAAATGACGCAGAACGCCGCGTGATTATCAACACCATTGGTCCTGTTTGGGATGGCAATGAGGTGTGGATGATTACCGCCGGCGGCGCGATGTTTGCGGCGTTTCCCCATATGTACGCTACCCTGTTCAGCGGCTTTTATATGGCTCTCTTTCTGATGCTCATGGCGCTCATCGCCAGAGGCGTGGCGTTTGAATTTCGCAGTAAGGACGAGAGGCCTGCTTGGCGTGCGACTTGGGATTGGGCTATTTTCTGCGGCAGCGCCATTCCAGCGTTGCTCTGGGGCGTAGCGGTGACCAATTTGATCCAAGGCGTGCCGTTAAATGCGAAAATGCAGTATGTAGGCACTTTCTTTGATCTTCTCAGCCCCTATACGCTGGTAGGCGGCGCGGCGTTCCTGCTGGTTTTCCTTTACCATGGCGCGCTGTTTTTGACGCTGAAAACCGATGGCGAGATGATTGCGCGCGCCCGCGGCGCAGCGCTGAAGAGTGGCTTGTTGGCGGCGGTGGTATATTTGGCTTGCGTCGGCATGACCTACGCCAACACCGATTTGTTCCGCAGCTCCATTGGAGCGGGCGGGCTGATTTTGGCGGTGCTTACCTTTGTGACTTCCTATGTTCTGACGCTGCGCAGCCGCTTTGGCTGGGCCTTCGTAATGAGCTCTTTGGCTATCGTTTTTACGACAGCTGGCTTTTTTGGAGGGCTCTTCCCGCGCTTGATGGTATCCAGCTTGAACCCGGAGTGGAGCATTACCATTACCAAGGCGGCCTCGACGCCGTATACGCTGAAAATCATGACCGTTGTGGCGCTGACCTTGGTGCCTATCGTGCTGGTTTATCAGGCTTGGACGTATTGGGTGTTCCGGAAGCGGGTCAAAGTGGGTGACCATTTGGAATACTAA
- a CDS encoding cytochrome ubiquinol oxidase subunit I — protein MIEVLLARWQFGITSTYHFLFVPLTLGLSVLLAWMEWQWVRTGRSEYKRMTKFWGKLFLVNFSVGVVTGIVQEFHFGMNWAEYSRFMGDIFGAPLAMEALSAFFVESTFLGLWIFGWDRLSPKVHAICITLVAFASNLSAFWILVANSFMQHPVGYALQNGRAEMVDFGALLMNPYVWKQFPHTVLSGLTTGGAFLVAVSAWYLLRNRHLEIFRPSFKVGTAVLLAGSLAVMGTGHVQTQYMGQVQPMKLAAVEALWESADPAPFAIAVIPDEKNQRNTMEIGVPGMLTLLAYDSFQGEVKGIKDLQREAEQKYGPGNYIPQVTPLFFAFRFMAGAGVAMMALGALGLWLYRKEALESSRLYLKLAMLGMLLPYVANSCGWFVAEAGRQPWLVIGLQKVADGVSTNVTSTEIWLSLFGFTVIYGLLAAAAVYLVFKFIKKGPDEEGRTEEATVWN, from the coding sequence ATGATTGAGGTTTTATTAGCAAGATGGCAGTTTGGCATTACTTCTACGTATCATTTTTTATTTGTACCGCTAACCTTGGGCTTGTCGGTGCTGCTGGCCTGGATGGAATGGCAGTGGGTGCGCACAGGACGCAGCGAGTACAAGCGGATGACGAAGTTTTGGGGCAAGCTATTTTTGGTCAATTTTTCCGTTGGCGTGGTGACGGGTATTGTGCAGGAGTTCCACTTTGGGATGAACTGGGCGGAATACTCGCGTTTTATGGGTGATATTTTTGGCGCGCCCTTGGCGATGGAGGCGTTATCCGCCTTCTTTGTGGAATCCACGTTTTTAGGCTTGTGGATTTTTGGCTGGGACCGTCTATCGCCGAAGGTGCATGCGATTTGTATTACCTTAGTGGCTTTTGCGAGCAATCTGTCAGCCTTCTGGATTCTGGTTGCTAACTCGTTTATGCAGCATCCTGTCGGCTATGCCCTGCAGAATGGCCGGGCGGAAATGGTCGATTTCGGGGCGTTGTTGATGAATCCCTATGTATGGAAACAGTTTCCCCATACGGTGCTGTCCGGTTTGACTACGGGCGGCGCATTCTTGGTAGCGGTGAGCGCCTGGTATTTGCTGCGCAACCGGCACCTGGAAATTTTCCGGCCCTCTTTCAAGGTGGGGACGGCGGTGCTTTTAGCAGGCTCTCTGGCGGTTATGGGCACCGGGCATGTGCAGACGCAGTATATGGGGCAAGTACAGCCCATGAAGCTGGCGGCGGTGGAAGCTCTTTGGGAGTCCGCGGATCCGGCGCCGTTCGCGATTGCGGTGATTCCAGATGAGAAAAATCAACGCAATACCATGGAAATCGGCGTGCCCGGCATGTTGACGCTGCTGGCGTACGACTCGTTCCAAGGGGAAGTCAAAGGCATTAAAGATTTACAGCGCGAAGCCGAGCAAAAATATGGACCTGGCAACTACATTCCTCAGGTTACGCCGCTCTTCTTTGCCTTTCGTTTTATGGCCGGCGCCGGCGTAGCTATGATGGCGCTGGGCGCGCTGGGCTTATGGCTGTATCGTAAAGAGGCGCTGGAATCGTCGCGGCTGTATTTGAAACTAGCGATGCTAGGCATGCTGTTGCCGTATGTAGCGAATTCCTGCGGCTGGTTTGTAGCGGAAGCGGGCCGGCAGCCGTGGCTTGTTATCGGTTTGCAGAAAGTGGCTGACGGCGTGTCTACGAATGTGACCTCTACGGAAATCTGGTTGTCCTTGTTTGGCTTTACGGTGATTTACGGCCTCTTAGCGGCTGCGGCAGTCTATCTGGTCTTTAAATTCATCAAAAAAGGCCCCGATGAAGAAGGGCGGACAGAGGAGGCGACGGTATGGAACTGA
- a CDS encoding Rrf2 family transcriptional regulator, giving the protein MHFTQATDYAFRIVLHLAAKPPGTIVSGQEIAKQEQVPVQFLRKVMRFLNRAGIIRSHRGVEGGFVLNRKPEDVSLLQVIEAVEGPVELSRCLGDEEGCKIRCSRVCPVHEALQGVQATLLDSLHEIEFAALAVRRQEFQQKERQEDES; this is encoded by the coding sequence ATGCATTTTACGCAGGCGACGGACTATGCCTTTCGCATTGTGCTTCATTTGGCGGCGAAACCGCCGGGAACCATTGTCAGCGGCCAGGAAATCGCCAAGCAGGAACAAGTGCCGGTGCAGTTTCTGCGCAAAGTCATGCGCTTCTTGAATCGCGCTGGGATTATTCGTTCTCATCGGGGCGTTGAAGGAGGGTTTGTCTTGAACCGAAAACCGGAAGACGTTTCGTTGTTGCAGGTGATTGAAGCTGTGGAGGGGCCAGTAGAGCTTTCGCGTTGTCTGGGGGATGAAGAAGGCTGCAAGATTCGCTGTAGTCGCGTCTGCCCCGTGCATGAAGCGCTGCAGGGAGTGCAGGCGACGCTGCTGGACTCCCTGCATGAAATTGAGTTTGCTGCTTTGGCGGTGAGACGGCAGGAATTTCAACAAAAAGAAAGGCAGGAGGATGAGTCATGA
- a CDS encoding PAS domain S-box protein, protein MQEDFRLLLLADTTLDRKQLERLLSKYAPHICLYEQSFFEKNSDVSFHGALVDYTFSTASGLPLWQHFQERHPYIPLILLTDETLWPQQAIDAGIIDFVPKSAVCNPHVLLPLLLRLQQQQHHTQHLLAQMRHSEAQRHLLMEQTIGGILLSDPQGYYVEANSRMCAMLGYEKEQLLGLRLEDLTPPELTARLGELRSPLPAGTSLLIDWTLLRKDGTHIPVEMKISRSGNRYLSIIRDITRRQRKDAVSALLHRVNQAILKDQPVKRILSMVCEELLSIYSLTLSFVGAKNADGNVELCQAACTNPEEIPKLNIRWDDTPYGHGPSGEALRTGKTQMISCDDPRFSPWAEQVKRYGLEGAISVPMSLGNNTDGVLCIYGKKGYIWNEELKTELERVAQKITNVLQFTHHRQEANLLRSALRATANSVVITDADGKICWLNSAFSALTGYSEAEALGKNPRFLRSILQDDSFYQHLWSTITSGQPWHGELVNRRKDGSLYHEEMTITPIGDADAAITHFVAVKQDITARKEAELALETYRMFFHNARDKMFLLDTDGIIIAANQAVALTYGYTAEELQGLSIRELRAPETLGDWPEQLETARTADILFETLHQHKDGTAFPVEVRSCQAVLDGKKYLLSIVRDISVRRKAEQEACEAQQRAAQAERMALIGTMAAAITHEINQPLNALQLTADGPLYLHHHNKPIDTQRLWDALEKISKQSRRISSIIQSMRSFVRSGSEKITGSCDLNEAVRAAAENLRSRLLEEGIQLQLELDKEASYVPGDSMRLEEAITNLLLNAEQALGDADAAATKHISLQTHHKGDYVILEVRDNGPGFKSDILPRAFEPFVSTKAVGQGMGLGLAIVRSLMQAYGGDITAENIPAGGACIRVVLPQQNN, encoded by the coding sequence ATGCAGGAAGATTTTCGCCTTCTTTTGCTTGCCGATACTACCCTGGATCGCAAACAGTTAGAACGTCTCCTGTCCAAATATGCGCCTCATATTTGTCTTTATGAACAGTCCTTCTTCGAAAAAAACTCGGATGTTTCTTTCCATGGCGCTCTTGTCGATTATACTTTCAGCACTGCCAGCGGCCTGCCCTTGTGGCAGCATTTTCAAGAACGCCATCCGTACATCCCTTTGATTTTGCTTACGGACGAGACCCTCTGGCCGCAGCAAGCCATCGACGCCGGCATTATCGATTTTGTTCCTAAAAGCGCCGTCTGCAACCCCCATGTACTGCTGCCGCTGCTTCTGAGGCTTCAACAGCAGCAACACCATACACAACACCTGCTGGCGCAAATGCGCCACAGCGAAGCGCAACGGCATTTGCTGATGGAACAGACCATCGGCGGCATTCTCCTCAGCGATCCTCAAGGCTATTACGTAGAAGCCAATTCTCGCATGTGCGCCATGCTGGGCTATGAAAAAGAGCAGCTCCTCGGTCTGCGGCTGGAAGATTTGACGCCGCCGGAATTGACAGCTCGCCTAGGCGAGCTGCGCAGTCCTCTGCCGGCAGGTACGTCCTTGCTCATTGATTGGACGCTTCTGCGCAAAGACGGCACCCACATTCCGGTGGAAATGAAAATTTCCCGCAGCGGCAACCGCTATCTCAGCATCATCCGCGACATCACCCGCCGCCAACGCAAAGATGCCGTATCGGCCTTGCTGCACCGAGTCAATCAAGCCATCTTAAAGGATCAGCCGGTTAAACGCATTTTAAGTATGGTCTGCGAAGAGCTTTTATCGATTTATTCCCTAACGCTCAGCTTTGTCGGCGCCAAGAACGCAGACGGCAACGTCGAACTATGCCAAGCCGCCTGTACTAACCCCGAAGAAATCCCTAAGCTCAACATTCGCTGGGACGACACGCCTTACGGCCATGGCCCCAGCGGCGAAGCGCTACGCACCGGCAAGACGCAGATGATCAGCTGCGACGACCCGCGTTTTTCTCCTTGGGCGGAGCAAGTAAAACGCTACGGCCTGGAAGGAGCCATTTCCGTTCCTATGTCTTTAGGCAATAACACGGATGGCGTTCTTTGCATTTACGGAAAAAAAGGTTATATCTGGAACGAAGAACTAAAAACGGAATTGGAACGAGTCGCCCAAAAAATCACGAATGTCCTGCAGTTTACCCACCACCGCCAGGAAGCGAATCTTTTGCGCTCCGCCTTGCGCGCTACCGCCAACAGCGTCGTCATCACCGATGCCGACGGAAAAATTTGCTGGCTCAACTCGGCGTTCAGCGCGCTTACTGGATATTCGGAAGCGGAAGCACTAGGAAAAAACCCGCGATTTTTACGCTCTATATTGCAAGACGACTCTTTTTACCAGCATCTTTGGAGCACCATCACTTCCGGTCAGCCCTGGCACGGCGAGCTTGTCAACCGCCGCAAAGACGGCAGCTTATATCACGAAGAAATGACGATTACTCCTATTGGGGACGCCGATGCCGCCATCACTCATTTCGTGGCGGTCAAGCAAGACATTACCGCCCGTAAAGAGGCGGAGCTGGCGCTGGAAACATACCGTATGTTTTTCCATAACGCCCGAGATAAAATGTTTCTTTTGGATACGGACGGCATCATTATCGCCGCCAATCAGGCCGTTGCGCTTACCTATGGCTATACGGCCGAAGAATTGCAGGGTCTCAGCATCCGCGAGCTGCGCGCGCCGGAAACTCTTGGCGACTGGCCGGAGCAATTAGAGACCGCCCGAACTGCGGATATTCTTTTTGAGACCTTGCACCAGCATAAAGACGGCACTGCGTTTCCCGTGGAAGTTCGTTCTTGCCAAGCAGTTCTGGATGGCAAGAAGTACCTTTTAAGCATTGTTCGCGATATTAGCGTTCGCAGAAAAGCGGAACAAGAAGCCTGCGAAGCCCAGCAGCGCGCGGCGCAAGCGGAACGCATGGCCCTCATCGGCACTATGGCCGCCGCCATTACCCATGAAATCAATCAGCCTCTCAACGCCCTGCAGTTAACCGCCGATGGACCTCTTTACCTCCATCACCACAACAAGCCCATCGACACGCAGCGGCTCTGGGACGCCCTAGAGAAGATCTCCAAGCAAAGCCGCCGCATCAGCAGCATTATCCAAAGTATGCGCTCTTTTGTGCGCAGCGGCTCTGAAAAAATCACTGGCTCCTGCGACTTGAACGAAGCTGTGCGCGCGGCCGCCGAAAATTTGCGTTCACGACTTCTAGAAGAAGGCATTCAATTGCAACTGGAATTAGACAAGGAAGCCAGCTATGTTCCCGGCGATTCCATGCGCCTGGAAGAAGCCATCACCAACCTGCTGCTCAACGCCGAGCAAGCTTTAGGAGATGCCGACGCAGCAGCAACCAAGCACATCTCTCTGCAAACGCACCACAAAGGAGATTATGTCATTTTGGAAGTTCGCGACAATGGCCCGGGCTTCAAAAGCGATATTCTCCCCCGCGCCTTTGAGCCTTTCGTCTCCACCAAGGCCGTCGGCCAAGGCATGGGTCTTGGCCTGGCGATTGTCCGTTCTCTCATGCAGGCCTACGGCGGCGACATTACAGCGGAGAATATTCCTGCCGGCGGCGCCTGCATCCGCGTCGTCCTGCCCCAGCAAAACAATTAA
- a CDS encoding chemotaxis response regulator protein-glutamate methylesterase, translating to MGKIRVLVVDDSALVRDILSRGLSQDPGIEVVGTATDPYMARDKILQLHPDVLTLDVEMPRMDGVAFLRRLMAQYPLPVIMVSALTERGGQITMEALEAGAIDFVNKPKADIARGLSAMMQELRAKVKMAAAANLDAWKRLAQQKKQLPAQRPVSGQEERALANSTDKVIAIGASTGGTEAIRRIVKMLPPTMPGVVIVQHMPAGFTKSFASSLNDVALMEVMEAQGGERVMPGRVLLAPGGKHMRVRRSGGMYLVECYEGPNVSGHCPSVDVLFKSVSQQVGRNALGVILTGMGSDGADGMAEMRRAGGRTLAQNEASSVVFGMPRAAYENGGAECLVSLGDIPDTLLKWLR from the coding sequence ATGGGAAAAATCCGGGTGCTGGTGGTGGATGATTCGGCATTGGTGCGGGATATTCTCAGCCGCGGCCTGTCGCAGGACCCGGGGATTGAGGTGGTAGGCACGGCAACAGACCCCTATATGGCTCGCGACAAAATTCTACAGCTGCATCCTGACGTGCTGACGCTGGATGTGGAGATGCCCCGTATGGACGGCGTGGCTTTTTTGCGGCGTCTTATGGCGCAGTATCCGCTGCCGGTGATCATGGTCAGCGCCCTGACGGAACGGGGCGGGCAAATTACCATGGAGGCCTTGGAGGCGGGGGCGATTGATTTCGTGAATAAGCCGAAAGCCGATATCGCTAGAGGACTGAGCGCCATGATGCAAGAACTGCGGGCCAAGGTAAAAATGGCGGCGGCGGCCAATCTGGACGCCTGGAAACGGCTGGCGCAGCAAAAAAAACAACTTCCTGCGCAGCGGCCTGTTTCCGGACAAGAAGAGCGGGCGCTGGCTAACTCGACAGACAAGGTCATCGCCATCGGCGCTTCTACAGGCGGTACGGAAGCCATCCGGCGTATTGTGAAGATGCTGCCGCCGACGATGCCGGGCGTGGTCATTGTGCAGCACATGCCGGCTGGTTTTACCAAAAGCTTTGCGTCTAGTCTTAATGATGTAGCGCTGATGGAGGTTATGGAGGCTCAGGGCGGGGAGCGCGTTATGCCTGGGCGGGTGCTCTTGGCTCCAGGCGGCAAGCACATGCGCGTGCGCCGCAGCGGCGGCATGTACCTGGTGGAGTGTTATGAGGGGCCCAATGTCAGCGGTCACTGTCCGTCCGTGGATGTGCTCTTTAAGTCGGTGTCGCAGCAGGTGGGACGCAATGCCCTTGGCGTTATCTTAACCGGCATGGGCTCCGATGGAGCGGATGGCATGGCGGAGATGCGGCGAGCCGGGGGACGGACGCTGGCGCAGAACGAGGCTTCGTCGGTGGTCTTTGGCATGCCGAGGGCTGCCTATGAAAATGGCGGCGCCGAGTGCCTGGTTTCGTTAGGGGATATTCCGGACACGCTCTTGAAATGGCTGCGGTAA
- a CDS encoding protein-glutamate O-methyltransferase CheR, giving the protein MHEWSHIPLRRREFLDICSLLYERFGIHYDTPKQSLICDRLQKVLRRHEMASFADYVEYLRRDSSGRALLELADVMSTNYTYFFREDDHFEFLQKKILPALQTRKDRKLRIWSAGCSSGEEVYTLAMVIAEFLGEDVSRWDVKILGSDISQSVLSQAEQGVYTDTQVQKLSKLQRVRYFSKVDGENWQVNEELRRLTVFRKLNLMHSPYPFKGRFDLIFCRNVMIYFSQEVIRGLLEKFHHYLQEEGHLFIGHSESLDKRELFQPVQPAIYQKWTGRRREA; this is encoded by the coding sequence ATGCATGAATGGTCGCATATTCCGTTGCGGCGCAGAGAATTTTTGGATATATGCAGCTTGCTGTATGAACGTTTTGGCATTCATTATGATACGCCTAAGCAGAGCCTGATTTGCGACCGGCTGCAGAAAGTATTGCGTCGTCATGAGATGGCTTCCTTTGCAGACTATGTAGAATATCTTCGGCGGGACTCCAGCGGTCGGGCGCTATTGGAACTGGCTGACGTGATGTCGACAAACTATACGTATTTTTTTCGCGAGGACGACCATTTTGAGTTTTTGCAAAAAAAAATCTTGCCGGCCCTGCAAACTCGCAAGGACCGCAAGCTGCGCATTTGGTCGGCAGGCTGTTCCTCCGGCGAAGAGGTATATACCTTGGCCATGGTGATTGCTGAATTTCTGGGAGAGGACGTCTCGCGGTGGGATGTAAAAATCCTGGGCAGCGACATTTCCCAGAGCGTTCTGAGCCAGGCGGAACAGGGGGTATATACGGACACGCAAGTGCAGAAATTGTCCAAATTGCAGCGGGTTCGCTATTTTTCCAAGGTCGACGGGGAAAACTGGCAGGTCAATGAGGAGCTGCGGCGCTTAACGGTATTTCGCAAGCTGAATCTGATGCATTCTCCCTATCCCTTTAAAGGGCGTTTTGACCTCATTTTCTGCCGTAACGTGATGATTTATTTTTCTCAGGAAGTGATTCGTGGCTTACTGGAAAAGTTCCATCATTATTTGCAGGAAGAAGGGCATTTGTTTATCGGACATTCGGAATCGCTGGATAAACGGGAGCTGTTTCAGCCGGTGCAGCCAGCGATCTACCAGAAATGGACCGGACGAAGGAGGGAAGCATAG
- a CDS encoding methyl-accepting chemotaxis protein, whose amino-acid sequence MSWFKNMKIMGRLLLGFCMVAFLAGAVGYVGVSNMKTLSEADKILYENNTKPLDTLNAIAVSFYEIRVNLRNMMIDRNDGNKDKYLQGIRDKDQAVKQSISTFEKEIRSDEAKTELENVKKSYALFYRDIETIAALWISGDKERALSAMYADETRRNADKLRESFDKMSALQVKQAGSRYESNAATAQSATQNMIILIVVAVAVAMGLGVFMARGISNPLKELVEAANRMAQGDVQLQLKGGAAKDEVGQLTSSFQVMADNIQVTAQHLQSVSQGDLSADIRVRSDKDVLNQSLQLCVKNLQQVLGEVNQMASAAVEGQLKQRADASRHQGEYRTLVEAFNATLDAILHPLGESNRILQKLSGGDLRERVNIECSGDHQRMKNAVNGMHDWMKELIAYVTKIANGDMTADMRKASEDDQIHEWLIMMRENIRHVVGDIDGLAAEAIEGNLEKRADAAKHGGEYRRIVEGVNKTLDAVVTPINEAVSCLKEMSQGNLDVQMEGDYKGEYAVMKKALNSTLASMNDVLRQVASSTDQVAAGSRQISDASQSLSQGATETASTMEEISASIHEMSAQTGLNAENAMQGNQMAVTVRDHAEKGSSMMQQMVGAMNDINASGTNISKIIKVIDEIAFQTNLLALNAAVEAARAGKHGKGFAVVAEEVRNLAQRSAEAAKETTALIEDSVKKTEVGTSIAHTTSESLTEIVDGITKVADLMSEIAAASREQAQGIKQINEGASQVGQVVQQNTANSEELAAASEELSAQAVQLKRMVERFRLQRLMNVGGGGLQEGLVFAPKQVAARSAPEESGRKSKGAGRPAPEEVISLDERGFDQF is encoded by the coding sequence ATGAGTTGGTTTAAAAACATGAAAATCATGGGGCGTTTGCTGCTGGGGTTTTGCATGGTAGCTTTTTTAGCCGGAGCGGTTGGTTATGTCGGCGTAAGCAATATGAAAACATTAAGTGAAGCGGATAAGATTTTGTACGAGAACAATACAAAACCATTAGATACGCTCAATGCAATAGCCGTTTCATTTTATGAAATTCGTGTCAACTTGCGGAATATGATGATTGATCGTAATGATGGAAATAAAGATAAGTATTTACAGGGAATTCGAGATAAAGACCAAGCGGTCAAGCAGAGTATTTCAACTTTTGAAAAAGAAATTCGTAGTGATGAAGCAAAAACCGAATTGGAAAATGTGAAGAAAAGCTACGCCTTATTTTATCGAGATATAGAAACGATAGCAGCTCTCTGGATTTCTGGAGATAAAGAGAGAGCGTTAAGCGCTATGTATGCAGATGAAACAAGACGTAACGCGGACAAACTGAGGGAGTCTTTTGATAAAATGTCTGCTTTGCAAGTCAAGCAAGCTGGAAGTCGATATGAGAGTAATGCGGCTACAGCACAGAGCGCAACGCAAAATATGATTATTTTGATCGTAGTGGCTGTGGCGGTTGCCATGGGTTTGGGAGTGTTCATGGCGCGAGGCATTAGCAATCCGTTGAAAGAGCTTGTAGAGGCCGCCAACCGGATGGCCCAGGGCGATGTGCAACTGCAGCTTAAAGGCGGCGCTGCCAAAGACGAAGTAGGTCAACTGACTTCGTCTTTCCAAGTGATGGCGGACAATATTCAAGTGACGGCGCAGCATTTGCAAAGCGTCAGTCAAGGCGATTTGAGCGCCGATATCCGGGTGCGTTCCGACAAGGATGTGCTTAATCAGAGTTTGCAGTTGTGCGTGAAAAATCTGCAGCAAGTATTGGGTGAAGTAAATCAAATGGCTTCGGCGGCGGTGGAAGGGCAGCTCAAGCAGCGCGCTGACGCTTCCCGGCATCAGGGCGAGTATCGTACGTTGGTCGAAGCGTTTAACGCCACCTTGGACGCCATTTTGCACCCGTTGGGCGAAAGCAACCGAATTCTCCAGAAGCTTAGTGGCGGCGATTTGCGCGAACGCGTGAATATTGAGTGCTCCGGCGATCATCAGCGCATGAAAAACGCTGTTAACGGCATGCATGACTGGATGAAAGAGCTTATTGCCTATGTGACGAAAATTGCCAATGGCGATATGACGGCGGATATGCGCAAGGCGTCGGAGGACGATCAGATTCATGAATGGCTGATTATGATGCGGGAAAATATCCGTCACGTTGTGGGCGATATCGACGGTTTGGCGGCGGAAGCCATCGAAGGAAATCTGGAAAAACGCGCGGACGCGGCGAAACATGGCGGCGAGTACCGGCGCATCGTAGAAGGCGTGAACAAGACGCTGGACGCAGTAGTGACGCCAATCAACGAAGCCGTAAGCTGCCTGAAAGAAATGTCGCAGGGGAACTTGGATGTGCAGATGGAAGGCGACTATAAGGGCGAGTACGCGGTTATGAAGAAAGCGCTGAACAGCACTCTGGCTTCCATGAACGACGTACTGCGTCAGGTGGCGTCCTCGACTGACCAGGTAGCGGCAGGATCGCGGCAGATTTCTGATGCCAGTCAGTCCTTGTCCCAAGGCGCCACGGAAACGGCCAGCACCATGGAAGAAATTTCGGCTTCAATCCATGAAATGTCGGCGCAGACCGGTCTTAATGCCGAAAACGCCATGCAGGGCAATCAGATGGCGGTTACCGTGCGGGATCATGCGGAAAAAGGCAGCAGCATGATGCAGCAAATGGTAGGCGCGATGAATGATATCAACGCCTCCGGCACGAACATCTCTAAAATCATCAAAGTCATTGATGAAATTGCCTTCCAGACCAATCTGCTGGCGCTCAACGCGGCGGTGGAAGCCGCGCGGGCGGGCAAGCACGGCAAGGGCTTTGCCGTAGTGGCAGAGGAAGTACGCAATTTGGCGCAGCGCAGCGCCGAAGCGGCCAAGGAAACTACGGCGCTCATTGAGGACTCGGTGAAGAAGACCGAAGTGGGCACAAGTATTGCGCATACAACGTCGGAATCGTTGACCGAAATCGTTGATGGTATTACGAAAGTGGCGGATTTGATGAGCGAAATTGCCGCCGCTTCGCGTGAACAAGCCCAAGGCATCAAACAAATTAACGAAGGCGCTTCGCAAGTGGGCCAGGTGGTACAGCAGAATACGGCCAATTCTGAAGAATTGGCGGCGGCCAGCGAAGAATTGTCGGCCCAGGCGGTCCAACTCAAGCGGATGGTAGAACGCTTCCGCTTACAGCGTTTAATGAATGTCGGCGGGGGAGGGCTCCAAGAAGGGCTGGTCTTTGCGCCCAAACAGGTTGCGGCCAGAAGCGCGCCGGAAGAATCCGGGCGCAAAAGTAAAGGCGCCGGAAGGCCGGCGCCGGAAGAGGTTATTTCTCTAGATGAACGCGGCTTTGATCAATTTTGA
- a CDS encoding chemotaxis protein CheW, which yields MSEDRQRNDVDDDLLEEEDEEDTLENKYLTFMMEKEEFGVEIRHVREIVGMQYITDMPDLPEYVKGVINLRGKVIPVMDVRIRFGLESQEYDERTCIIVITVGEQMIGLIVDRVSEVLNIDAACVEEAPDLRKNHINRYISGLGKVGDKVKILLNVEKLLFE from the coding sequence ATGAGTGAAGACCGGCAAAGAAATGATGTAGACGATGATTTGCTGGAAGAGGAAGACGAAGAGGATACGCTGGAGAACAAGTACCTCACGTTCATGATGGAAAAAGAGGAGTTCGGCGTGGAAATTCGCCATGTCCGGGAGATTGTGGGCATGCAGTACATTACCGACATGCCGGATTTACCGGAATATGTCAAAGGAGTTATCAATTTGCGCGGCAAGGTGATTCCTGTAATGGATGTGCGCATCCGTTTCGGCCTGGAGTCGCAAGAGTATGACGAACGGACTTGCATCATCGTCATTACCGTGGGGGAGCAGATGATCGGTCTCATTGTCGACCGGGTGTCCGAAGTGCTCAATATAGATGCAGCCTGTGTCGAAGAAGCTCCGGATTTGCGCAAGAATCACATCAACCGCTATATCAGCGGTTTGGGCAAGGTTGGCGACAAGGTGAAGATCTTGTTGAATGTGGAAAAACTTTTGTTTGAATGA